In Desulfurispira natronophila, one DNA window encodes the following:
- the cybH gene encoding Ni/Fe-hydrogenase, b-type cytochrome subunit, giving the protein MATKAAKNIKKLLYTDEFDRQYRFSAEIRWSHWGRAVVIFVLIFTGFYLADPFITPSPVDEPVKFQYALFRFWHMVAGFLLMAITTFRVYLYFFDARSREFEWASMEDTTHITSWIRQIKSYLYLDQFPKKGLYGPLQNASYIGLMLIIVGEVVTGAILYSHVYHNGMGAFFGVIFGPIEAWMGGLANVRNVHYILMWCIIIFIPIHIYMVFWYANRYPGSVEVIFSGNTFRPHRHDDEENN; this is encoded by the coding sequence ATGGCGACCAAAGCTGCAAAAAACATTAAAAAATTACTTTATACCGACGAATTTGATCGTCAGTATCGCTTTTCGGCGGAGATACGCTGGTCCCACTGGGGACGAGCGGTTGTAATATTCGTTTTAATTTTCACCGGCTTTTATCTGGCTGATCCATTTATCACTCCGTCACCGGTTGATGAACCTGTGAAGTTTCAGTACGCTTTGTTTCGTTTCTGGCACATGGTTGCAGGTTTTTTACTGATGGCCATCACCACATTCAGGGTTTACCTGTACTTTTTTGACGCCCGCTCCCGGGAATTTGAGTGGGCATCCATGGAGGATACAACCCATATTACGTCTTGGATACGTCAGATCAAAAGCTATCTATACCTGGATCAGTTCCCTAAAAAAGGTCTGTATGGCCCCTTGCAGAATGCTTCTTATATTGGCCTGATGTTAATTATAGTTGGTGAAGTCGTAACTGGGGCTATACTTTATTCCCACGTTTATCACAACGGAATGGGTGCTTTTTTCGGTGTTATATTCGGTCCGATAGAAGCATGGATGGGTGGCTTGGCCAATGTACGTAATGTCCACTATATTTTGATGTGGTGTATTATTATATTTATCCCCATTCATATATATATGGTTTTTTGGTATGCCAATCGCTACCCTGGAAGTGTTGAGGTTATATTCAGTGGAAACACTTTCCGCCCCCACCGTCATGATGACGAGGAAAATAATTAA
- a CDS encoding HyaD/HybD family hydrogenase maturation endopeptidase, producing the protein MQILILGIGNILLGDEGIGVQCALCLEKNLSFHGEHQVDIVDGGTLAHQLIPTMARYDQIIILDAIKAESGNPGEVYFFNLDQVPPQVRWKNTVHEVEMLQSLSMMELVGDRPTTWILGITPGEIEDLSLNLSPAVAATYVTVEKTIVKHLEGQGVVVKKVCQWALEDLQTLLAERWGK; encoded by the coding sequence ATGCAAATACTCATACTGGGAATTGGCAATATTCTTCTTGGCGATGAAGGTATCGGCGTACAGTGCGCCTTGTGCCTGGAAAAGAATCTTAGCTTTCATGGAGAGCACCAAGTAGATATTGTTGACGGTGGCACCCTTGCTCATCAGCTGATTCCCACCATGGCACGCTACGATCAAATTATTATTCTCGATGCTATCAAAGCGGAAAGTGGTAACCCAGGTGAAGTTTACTTTTTCAACTTAGACCAGGTCCCTCCTCAGGTACGTTGGAAAAACACAGTACACGAGGTGGAAATGCTTCAGTCACTTTCTATGATGGAGTTGGTTGGAGATCGGCCGACTACATGGATTCTTGGCATAACTCCTGGAGAAATTGAGGATCTGAGCCTCAACCTCTCGCCTGCTGTAGCTGCAACCTATGTGACCGTAGAAAAAACTATCGTAAAACACCTGGAAGGTCAGGGAGTAGTAGTGAAGAAAGTTTGCCAATGGGCACTTGAAGACTTGCAAACCCTGCTGGCTGAACGATGGGGAAAGTAA